The following proteins are encoded in a genomic region of Pelodictyon phaeoclathratiforme BU-1:
- a CDS encoding SpoIIE family protein phosphatase, whose protein sequence is MKDLSEIAILFVDDEQDTLGSLSRFLRKEPYIKHFTTSGKEALQLLETHDIQILLTDLRMPEMSGMELINRIKISHPDIVRVILSGIHDIDQIIESINTGEVFRFIPKPIEPQGFKKIITDAIDYYQLKTEREMLFDQLETKNKELSKANDARCVMSAELRQSEAQFRTMNDSAFDPIFLLNEQGFIVYVNLAAETIFGITERAFHLKKFTDIISPQPDSCSLYNACKKPFQNLASLRNGNVRQIEGIKKDGGTIPLEVTTGTVMLDSVHHTVIIARDISSRIEEEKSRVRYEHMQQELEAQIEQKLLQSTIPNSLDGALMGQFTVSSGHLNGDFAEFILYDNKHADIIIGDVMGHGILSALVGAGLKTLFLKTVAQQKHQRHKLPELQDIVTNVHKQCILELLEIGIYATLLFIRLDLENMEFSMIDCGHTPSIHFHADEGVCTLLKGENLPVGMIEKQEYQTITFPLEQDDILVMYSDGITESLLPDNTLFGTERLSDLIAQYHKLQPEALVEKISNHVFELTGRRTFDDDATCIVIRIGSLKSSMKFAPDERKIESGTLVG, encoded by the coding sequence CATTCAAATTCTGTTAACTGATTTGCGCATGCCGGAAATGTCTGGCATGGAACTCATCAATCGGATAAAAATAAGCCATCCGGACATAGTTCGTGTTATTCTGAGCGGCATCCATGATATCGATCAGATTATTGAGTCCATCAATACTGGTGAAGTCTTCCGTTTTATTCCGAAGCCTATTGAGCCACAGGGATTTAAAAAAATCATAACCGATGCGATTGATTATTATCAACTGAAAACTGAGCGGGAGATGCTGTTCGATCAGCTTGAGACGAAAAACAAGGAGTTGTCGAAAGCCAATGATGCGCGTTGCGTCATGTCGGCAGAATTACGACAGAGTGAGGCACAATTCCGGACAATGAACGACTCCGCATTTGACCCCATCTTTCTCCTCAATGAACAAGGATTTATCGTTTATGTCAATCTTGCCGCTGAGACTATTTTCGGAATAACCGAGCGAGCATTCCATCTGAAAAAATTTACAGACATTATCTCGCCACAACCCGACTCCTGCTCCCTTTATAATGCCTGTAAAAAACCCTTCCAGAATCTTGCATCGCTCAGAAATGGTAATGTGCGACAAATAGAAGGCATCAAAAAAGATGGTGGTACCATTCCTCTTGAGGTCACAACAGGAACCGTCATGCTTGACTCCGTTCACCATACCGTCATTATCGCACGAGATATCTCTTCCCGAATTGAGGAAGAGAAAAGCCGGGTACGTTATGAGCACATGCAGCAAGAACTTGAGGCACAAATTGAACAGAAACTGCTGCAAAGTACCATCCCCAATTCTCTTGATGGAGCTTTGATGGGTCAGTTTACGGTCTCTTCAGGTCATCTTAACGGCGACTTTGCAGAGTTTATTCTTTATGACAACAAACATGCTGATATCATCATTGGCGATGTCATGGGACATGGCATCCTTTCGGCTCTGGTCGGTGCGGGATTAAAAACGCTTTTTCTGAAAACAGTTGCTCAACAAAAACATCAGCGCCATAAACTTCCTGAATTGCAGGACATTGTTACTAACGTGCATAAACAGTGTATTCTTGAGCTTCTTGAGATCGGCATTTATGCAACGCTGCTCTTTATACGCCTTGATCTGGAAAATATGGAGTTTTCCATGATTGACTGCGGTCACACACCCTCCATTCATTTTCATGCTGATGAGGGCGTCTGCACACTGCTCAAGGGAGAAAACCTGCCAGTCGGCATGATTGAAAAGCAAGAGTACCAGACAATTACTTTCCCGCTCGAGCAAGACGACATTCTTGTGATGTACTCCGATGGCATTACAGAGAGCCTCTTGCCAGACAATACGTTATTCGGCACCGAAAGACTGAGCGATCTGATTGCACAGTATCACAAACTGCAGCCTGAGGCATTGGTCGAAAAAATCAGTAACCATGTTTTTGAGCTTACCGGCAGACGAACCTTCGATGATGATGCAACCTGCATTGTTATCCGCATCGGATCCCTTAAATCCTCGATGAAATTTGCTCCTGATGAGCGCAAGATTGAAAGCGGGACACTTGTCGGTTGA
- a CDS encoding STAS domain-containing protein yields the protein MIFHLDTSTGQSVGIVTLKNRIDASNSSELQKVFTQWLQQASVFIFDCKELDFIDSSGLGAIVSCLRKALEQHGDLKLAALGPKVSMIFELTKAKQLFSIFSDATEALQSFSTVGTK from the coding sequence ATGATTTTTCATCTCGATACATCAACAGGCCAGTCCGTCGGCATAGTAACACTGAAGAACAGAATCGATGCGAGTAACAGCAGCGAACTGCAGAAGGTATTTACGCAATGGTTGCAACAGGCAAGTGTTTTTATTTTTGACTGTAAAGAACTCGACTTTATTGACAGTTCCGGGCTCGGAGCAATTGTCTCCTGCCTGCGCAAAGCGCTTGAACAGCATGGTGATCTGAAACTTGCTGCCCTTGGGCCAAAAGTATCCATGATTTTTGAACTGACAAAAGCAAAACAACTATTTTCGATTTTTTCTGACGCAACTGAAGCGCTGCAATCATTCAGCACCGTTGGTACGAAATAA
- a CDS encoding sugar transferase, with amino-acid sequence MELDPTVRRELIRQISGSLNPRVRYRRALKVTAWETTIRFSYLLKRVLDISVSIAALVVLFPLLLITAIAIWIEDPGSVFYAQIRVGQNGRHFRFYKFRSMVVNADKLKQALASHNESSAGVIFKMKKDPRITKVGKIIRKFSIDELPQLLNVLMGDMSLVGPRPPLPNEVAKYTLEQRKRLHVIPGITCLWQVSGRSDIPFTDQVKLDMQYIQSAGFLNDIRLLLKTIPAVLTGKGAY; translated from the coding sequence ATGGAGCTTGATCCAACTGTAAGAAGAGAGCTGATACGTCAAATCAGTGGCTCACTCAATCCAAGGGTACGCTACAGAAGGGCCCTGAAGGTTACTGCGTGGGAAACAACAATCAGATTTTCCTACCTGCTGAAAAGAGTACTCGATATCAGTGTTTCAATAGCAGCGCTGGTTGTTTTGTTTCCCCTTCTGCTGATTACAGCAATTGCCATCTGGATAGAAGATCCCGGCTCTGTATTCTATGCCCAAATACGTGTTGGCCAGAACGGCAGACATTTCAGATTTTATAAATTCCGTTCGATGGTTGTCAATGCCGATAAACTCAAACAGGCACTTGCCAGCCATAATGAATCTTCGGCTGGCGTGATCTTTAAAATGAAAAAAGACCCAAGAATCACAAAAGTCGGAAAAATCATCCGTAAATTCAGTATTGATGAGTTGCCGCAACTGCTGAATGTACTCATGGGTGATATGAGCCTCGTTGGGCCAAGGCCTCCGTTGCCAAACGAAGTTGCCAAATATACTCTTGAACAACGAAAGCGGCTGCACGTGATCCCTGGCATTACCTGTTTGTGGCAGGTCAGCGGAAGAAGCGATATCCCATTTACTGATCAGGTTAAACTTGATATGCAGTATATACAGAGTGCAGGTTTTCTTAATGATATCCGATTGCTTCTGAAAACCATTCCCGCCGTCCTGACCGGAAAAGGTGCTTATTAA
- a CDS encoding sigma-54-dependent transcriptional regulator: protein MCSTILVISDRQRREPCWKESKEQRQVKLLFAGSVADAQEWIAGESVDLTLIALKGPDDETFALVRQSLEKNQETRVMFFSNDKELDDTLSALAKFPPGELKKLFSTRAIAGATKTAPFTHPERIGTASSHESTSFNEHELIGNTTEIERLKALVRKIAPVGNAIMLQGETGAGKKVLARTIHNHSSRKNEVFIPVDCSAINKSNVEEKLFGCNAKASAGAAHRTLGLVRSADQGTLFLDRITELPISVQTKIVRTIKERTVKPVGSSTIYPVDIRIIASSNRNLVESVKNGTFCPDLYEHLNTITLYAPPLRERCADIPLLCTHFINKLFYDGYPKKQLSDSAMAALCNHEWPGNIRELENVIRCALILSDGRQVELHDLSLSDKNNEQQL, encoded by the coding sequence ATGTGCTCTACCATACTCGTCATTAGCGATAGACAACGAAGGGAGCCCTGCTGGAAAGAAAGCAAAGAGCAACGTCAGGTCAAATTGCTTTTCGCAGGTTCCGTAGCAGATGCGCAAGAGTGGATTGCTGGAGAGAGTGTTGATCTGACACTTATTGCCCTGAAGGGCCCGGATGATGAAACATTTGCACTTGTCCGCCAATCACTTGAAAAAAATCAAGAGACAAGAGTCATGTTTTTCTCTAATGATAAGGAGTTAGACGACACACTGAGCGCTCTTGCAAAATTCCCGCCAGGAGAACTCAAAAAACTCTTTTCAACCAGGGCGATTGCTGGCGCGACAAAGACAGCGCCGTTTACACACCCGGAGAGAATCGGAACAGCCTCATCACATGAAAGCACAAGCTTCAACGAGCATGAACTTATTGGTAATACGACCGAAATAGAGCGACTCAAGGCCCTTGTGCGTAAAATAGCACCCGTCGGTAACGCCATCATGCTTCAGGGAGAGACAGGAGCTGGTAAAAAGGTGCTGGCCCGTACCATACACAACCACAGTTCAAGAAAAAACGAGGTTTTCATCCCTGTAGATTGTTCTGCAATCAATAAAAGCAATGTTGAGGAGAAATTATTTGGTTGCAACGCAAAGGCGTCTGCCGGAGCTGCTCACCGTACTCTCGGTCTTGTCCGATCGGCTGATCAAGGAACCCTTTTTCTTGACAGAATTACAGAACTGCCGATAAGCGTACAAACAAAAATAGTACGCACCATAAAGGAACGTACCGTTAAACCGGTCGGTTCGTCCACAATCTATCCCGTCGATATCAGAATCATTGCCTCTTCCAACCGCAATCTTGTTGAAAGTGTTAAAAACGGAACCTTCTGCCCGGACCTCTATGAGCACCTGAATACCATTACACTCTATGCTCCCCCATTACGCGAGCGTTGTGCCGATATTCCTCTCCTGTGCACGCACTTTATCAACAAGCTTTTCTATGACGGCTATCCCAAAAAACAACTTTCCGACAGCGCCATGGCTGCTCTATGCAATCATGAGTGGCCAGGGAACATACGCGAACTGGAAAACGTTATCAGATGTGCTCTTATTCTTTCGGATGGGAGGCAGGTAGAACTCCACGACCTCTCACTTTCCGACAAAAACAATGAACAACAGCTCTGA
- a CDS encoding WecB/TagA/CpsF family glycosyltransferase, producing MKRTLFKLSAAAAGALERVIEITATLVVTLTVTVPLLLVLLFRKLVTGTKIFTSKTIAGAGAMPIRVYQFNTINTPLCDLPLFFEVLTGRLALVGTAIKEWNLSDATPENGYIGMMKPGIISLWDVRQSSKIAHEGQLSIEWEYIFKKHPFYDFMLLLRALPAMLYSEKNKTASSIFRLLDIDLRNLTMVEAVTLIGTNLAQKKQCTIYFANPDCFNKMISDRDYFTILKTGDYIFPDGIGLVIAGKMLQTPLKENINGTDMLPYICRMAASKSHSIFLLGGKPGIAQKAGEKISASYGVSLAGTAHGYFDHQTESDAVIETINNSGAAILLVGFGAPLQEKWISRHRHQLKAEVLMGVGGLFDFYSGTTKRAPAWVREIGFEWIYRILQEPGRMWRRYVVGNPLFLYRVMKWKVFSHEIESIHANAITVKPHGA from the coding sequence GTGAAGCGAACTCTCTTCAAACTCAGTGCAGCAGCAGCAGGAGCGCTTGAGAGAGTTATTGAGATAACTGCCACACTCGTTGTGACCCTTACCGTTACGGTTCCATTGCTTCTTGTCCTGCTCTTCCGCAAACTCGTTACTGGCACGAAAATCTTTACGTCCAAAACCATTGCGGGAGCTGGCGCCATGCCCATAAGAGTTTATCAGTTCAATACTATCAACACACCCTTGTGTGATCTCCCCCTCTTTTTTGAAGTACTGACCGGACGCCTTGCTTTAGTCGGTACAGCAATCAAAGAGTGGAACCTTAGCGACGCAACTCCTGAAAATGGATATATTGGCATGATGAAGCCTGGTATTATTTCGCTGTGGGATGTTCGGCAATCCAGTAAAATAGCTCATGAAGGGCAACTCTCAATTGAATGGGAGTATATCTTTAAAAAACACCCGTTTTATGATTTCATGCTGTTGTTGCGTGCACTGCCAGCCATGCTCTACAGTGAAAAAAACAAAACAGCATCGTCAATATTCCGGTTGCTTGATATCGACCTCAGAAACCTTACCATGGTTGAAGCCGTTACCCTTATTGGAACGAATCTTGCACAAAAAAAACAGTGCACCATTTATTTTGCAAATCCTGACTGCTTTAATAAAATGATCTCCGATCGGGACTATTTCACTATTCTTAAAACAGGTGATTACATCTTCCCTGATGGAATAGGGCTTGTTATTGCAGGAAAAATGCTTCAGACACCGCTCAAGGAAAACATCAACGGCACCGATATGCTCCCCTATATCTGCAGAATGGCTGCATCGAAAAGTCATTCCATTTTTCTCCTTGGCGGAAAACCAGGAATCGCTCAGAAGGCTGGAGAAAAAATCAGCGCCTCATATGGTGTATCCCTGGCAGGAACCGCCCATGGCTATTTCGATCACCAAACGGAGAGTGATGCTGTTATCGAGACAATCAACAACTCTGGAGCAGCGATACTTCTTGTAGGATTCGGCGCTCCACTGCAAGAAAAATGGATCAGCCGCCACCGTCACCAACTCAAGGCTGAAGTACTTATGGGAGTAGGCGGACTTTTCGACTTCTATTCAGGAACCACCAAACGTGCCCCCGCCTGGGTCAGGGAAATAGGCTTCGAATGGATCTACAGGATACTTCAGGAACCTGGACGAATGTGGCGAAGATATGTGGTTGGCAATCCTCTTTTTCTCTATCGCGTCATGAAATGGAAAGTATTCAGTCATGAAATAGAAAGTATTCACGCAAACGCAATAACCGTTAAACCTCATGGAGCTTGA